Part of the Gallalistipes aquisgranensis genome, GCCAGCATGTCGAAACGGGCCCCGTTCAGAATCCGCTCACGCATCCCCAGAAGCCGCTCCCTCACGCGCTGCTTGGCTTCCTGTGTGGAGGAGGGGAACTTCGTGATCTGCGCATAGACATACTGTTCCGGCACCAGCGGCAGACTGTCCTTGTCGATCGAGCGGTAGTAGCGTTCCACTTCGCCCGGGGTGATGGTCACCTTGCTCTCCACCTCGTTCTGCATGCCCTGCGCATAACGCATCTCCTCGTAGCGCCGTTTCAGGTCCTCCTTGATGTCGAACACGGGCTTATGGTAAAATGCCTCCAGAGCCGTCACCCCGCCCCGGTTCTTGATCATCTGCTGGACGTTCTCCTCCACGGTCTGTGCGATGTCGTCGGTCTGTATCTGCACCGAGTCGATCAACGCCTGGTTGTACAGCAACTTCTGGAGCAACAGCTGCTCCAGCGCCTCGTTCTTCGGATCGCGGTCGGACGTGTATCCCTGCTGGCGCCGCTGCTCCACCAGCTGGCGTCCCACCTCCTCCAGCTCCGAGTAGAGAATGGCCGAGTTGCCCACCACGGCCACCACCTGGTCGGCGATAAACTTCTGCTGGGCCTCCGCCCGCTGGGTGCCCGCGCCGAGCAGCGCGAGGGCCGCAAAGGCCGAAAGTGCGGTTCTTTTCAACATATTACGAATTCGTTATTGTTTTCTTCCGTTCAAATCACTTGCCTGTATTTATCACGATCCGGTCGTCCTCCACGGCCGCCCGATAGATGCTGTCCTCGTACCGGCGGATGATCTCCGACTTGCGCTGGTTGAAAAGCACCCGGCGGATCACCTCCCGCACCCGTTCCACGGGATTGGCCTGCCCCACGCCCAGATAGTCGGTCACCAGCACCAGATACCGGAAACCGTCATCCGCATACTCCGCGATCTCTCCCCGCTTCGGTTCCACAGCCCCTCCGCTGCGCCTGACAGGGAGCGGGGAGACGAACTCGGCCCATTCCGTCCACGCGGGAAACTCCTTCAATTCGAAATCGTTCTTCTGGCAGATATCGAGAAAATCCTGCCGGTCGGTCTCCTTCGCCGAGCGCATCAGTTCCTTCAGCTTGGCCTGCTGCCGGTAGGTCGCCGGAATCCGGACGATCACGCCCCGCACGATCGGCCGGTCGAGCACGAAATCCGAACGGTGGAGGTCATAATACTGCCGGATATCCCCGTCCGTAAACAGGGTATCCAGCTCCCGGTCCACGTAATACTGGTCGATCTTGAAACTCAGCAGCGAGTTGCGGTAATCCTCCACCATGCGGTCGATGTCCCGCTGTGCCCCGCCGAGCATCCTCTCGGCCTCCTGCACCTTGAGCTGCTTCTTCACCCACATGTCCACGTACGATTCCAGCAGCTTCACGCTGTCGGAAGGGGTCAGCCCCGGCGTGAAAATAGACGTCACCTCGCCCATCAGCAGCGTGCGTTCGCCCACCCGGGCCAGCACCTTGTCGCCCGCGAACGGGTTCGGGAACTCCTTGCACCCTGCCAGCAGCACACACAGACAACCGAAAGCTATTTTAACAGGCTTCACCATACCGAAAATGCAAAGATACACTTTTTCGCCGAAAACCGCGAAAACTTTCTCTTAACAACGCATCACGCATTCAGTTTATTATCCCCGGAGGCTCCTCCGGCCCGTTTCCGCCTCCGCAACGAAAAGAACATCTGCACGCAACCCGCGGCAAGCACCGCCACGGCGACCGCATAAACGATCCGGTAGACGGATTCATCCCCGATCATGGCTCTCGTCGTTTCGATCCGCCCGTCCTCCAGCACCATCGTAAACCAGGCGATGGCATTGTTGACCGCATGGATCAGAATCACCGGCACCAGCGACCGGGTGCGGGCATAGACGCAGCCGAGCACCAGCGCGACGCAGAAGGCGTTGAGCGCCTGCGGAGGCACGGTATAATGGGCCGCCGCGAAGATCACAGAGGCGGTCAGGATACCCGCGACAGGCCCGTGCCTGCCGGCGACCGACTCCTGAACGATACCCCGGAAAAAAATCTCCTCCATCACGGGAGCCACCACTACGGACGTAAGCATCATCCAGCCTCCCATGCCGACCAGCTGTTGCAGGGGAGCGAACTGCTCCTCCGGAAAGAGTTCCAGCAGAGGCTCGATCACCACCGAGGCGGCGAACGTGAGGATCACGCCCCACAGCACGATGACCGGAGAGCCACCCCGGAGCGAAAACCGGAGCAGGGGGCGTCCGCCTCCGCGCACGACTTTCAGCCAAAGGGAGAACAGGATCGCCGAAGAAAACTGCACGACATACCCCACAAACATGGCCAATCCCTGCGAAGCCGATCCCGTGTGAAGCAGAAGTCCCGCCACCACGCCTCCCGCCAGCGTTCCGAGCACCAGCATGCCCAGCATCGCCAGCACATCGCGCCAGGTGGGGAAAGCCTCCCTGCGGGGCCCTTCGGAGCCCGCCGATGTCATCGTCCTGTTTTCCGCCCCCGCTTCTCCGGAAGCCGGGACAGGCCGCACGGAAAGCCCGGCGGCAACCCCGCCGGTTCTGTTATCGCTCGTTTCCCGTTCCATCCGAATTCAGTTTTCTGATCTCCCCCATCGCATCGTAACAGGGGACCGTATCGTAAATATCCCTCTGCAGACAGAAATCAATGTCCGCGAAATAGCCGCGACGCACGATATCGTTATAATGGTAAGTGGTCGAAAGACGCCGTTTCACATCGTCGCGCCCTTCGAGCCACATGCGCTGCATCACTTCGGCAATATCGGTGGTACCGTAACCGTACCGGGCCGCCAGCACGTCGGCCATGGCGCCCGCACAGAGCCCGTCCTCCGCCGTGAAACGGTCATCGCGGCCCGAGCACACCAGCACCACGTCGCGCCCGGCAGCGGCCAGCGCCGCACACACGGCGCTCATGTTGATGAATGCGGCCACATAGATCGCGTGCGCCCCGCGCGAATTGTAGATAGCCCGCGTTCCGTTGGTGGTGGTGAACACGATCGTGGCTCCCCCGACATCGGCCCGCGTGTAGGCCAGAGGCGAGTTGTCCTTGTCGAACCCCTCGATCTTCACCGTATTCCGTTCACCGCCCAGCAGCACCCTTTCCCCCGCGAACCGTTCCCGCATGGCGAGGGCATCCCCCACGGTCACCACGGGAATCACCCGCGCGGCTCCGTTATGGATCGCCTCGACGATCACCGAAGTGGCCCGGAATACGTCGATCACCGCCACGCTGCGCTGCGACACCCGCTCCGGAGTCACCTCCCCGGCGGCGATCGCCACGTCCACGGTAGGTTTTCCGCTCACCTGCATATCACTCCTCCCCGGCCAGCGTGGCCACCATGACGGCCTTGATCGTGTGCATCCGGTTCTCCGCCTCGTCGAAAACCACCGAGGCGGGCGACCCGAACACCTCGTCGGTCACCTCCATCTCCTTCAGCCCGAACCGGGCCCCGATCTCCGCCCCGACCTTCGTTTTCAGGTCATGGAACGCCGGCAGGCAGTGCAGGAACTTCGCCTGCGGATTTCCCGTGGCCTCCATCACGGCCCGGTTGACCTGGTAAGGCGAGAGCAGGCGGATACGCTCCTCCCACACGGCGTCGGGCTCTCCCATCGACACCCACACGTCGGTGTAGACGAAATCGCATCCCTTCACTCCTTCGGCCACGTCTTCGGTCAGCGTGATCCGCCCCCCGGATTCGGCGGCCAGCTCCCGGCAGGTCGCCACCAGGCCCGCATCCGGGGCGCACGAAGCCGGCGACACGGCCCGGTAGTCCATGCCCAGCTTGGCGGCACATACCATGAGCGAATTGGCCACGTTGTTGCAGGCATCGCCCAGGAAACAGAAACTGATTCCGGAAAAGGGCTTGTCACAATGCTCCTGCATCGTCAGCAGGTCGGCCAGTATCTGCGTGGGATGAAACTCGGTGGTCAGCCCGTTCCACACGGGCACGCCCGAACAGCGGGCCAGCGTCTCGACCACCTCCTGCGCATATCCGCGGTACTCTATGCCGTCGTACATACGCCCCAGCACCCGGGCCGTGTCCTCGATGCTCTCTTTCTTGCCCATCTGCGACCCGGTAGGCCCCAGATAGGTCACCTGCGCCCCCTGGTCGTGGGCCCCCACTTCGAACGCGCAGCGCGTGCGGGTCGAATCCTTTTCGAAAAGGAGCACGATGTTCTTTCCCTCCAGCCTCCGCCGCTCGCGCCCGGCCTTCTTGTCCGCCTTGAGCCGGGCGGCAAGCGCCACCAGCCCCGTAATCTCCTCCGCCGAGAAATCGAGCAGTTTCAGAAAACTGCGTCCCTTCAAATCCGCCATCTTTTCCTGTTTTAATCGTTAAACCGCTTCAAATGTACATATTTTCCCCGGAATTGCGATACGTGCGGCGGCACTAATCGCACGCGGGAGGAGAAAATATAAAGGGGAAGGTGGGGGCGATTCGGGATTTTTCATTAATTTTGTCGGGTTAACCAAACGGATTAAAGAGAGAGATTATGGGGAAAATCATCGCCCTCGCCAATCAGAAAGGCGGCGTAGGGAAGACCACCACGGCGATCAACCTGGCCGCGAGCCTGGCCGTACTGGGGAAGAAAGTGCTGCTGGCGGACGCCGATCCGCAGGCCAACGCCACCTCGGGGCTGGGGCTGGACATCAACGGCCCGAGCATCTACGACTGCATCGTGGGAGAGTCGCCCGTGGAAGAGGTGATCGTAAAGAGTCCCGAGGTGAAACGGCTCGACATTCTCCCCTCCAACATCAATCTGGTGGGGGCTGAAACCGAGCTTCCCAATCTGGAAAACGGACATTTCAGGATGCGCAGGATGCTGGAACCGGTCCGGGAAAAATACCAGTACATACTGATCGACTGCTCTCCTTCGTTAGGGTTCACGACGGTGAACGCGCTCGTGGCGGCCGACAGCGTCCTGATCCCCGTACAGTGCGAATATTTCGCGCTCGAAGGTCTGGGCAAGCTGCTCAACACGATCAAGATGGTGAAGGGGCAGCTCAATCCGGCGCTGGAGATCGAAGGGTTCGTCCTCACGATGTACGCCCGCACGCGGCTGGCCAACCAGGTGGCCCACGAGGTGAGGGAGCACTTCGGACACCTGGCCTTCGAGACGATCGTCCAGCGTAATATCCGCCTGAGCGAGGCCCCCAGCTACGGCAAACCGGCCCTGCTGTACGACGCGGCTTCGACCGGAAGCGTGAACTACCTCAACCTGGCCAAGGAACTGATAAAGCGAAACAAACAGAATGACTATGAATGCCAAAAATAAAGGCCTGGGCCGCGGTCTGGGCGCCATTTTCGAACTGGAAGGCGCCTCGGTGCCCGGCAAGCACACCGTCAGCAGCATGGAGGAGATCGAGCTCTCGCTCATCGACCCCAATCCCAAACAGCCGCGCACCCGCTTCGACGAGGACGCCCTGGAGGAGCTGGCCGATTCGATCAAGACGCTGGGCGTGATCCAGCCCGTCACGGTGAAAAAGGAGCCGTCGGGCCGCTTCACGATCATCAGCGGCGAACGGCGATGCCGGGCCAGCCAGCTGGCCGGGCTGAAGACCGTGCCGGCCTACGTCCGGGAGGTGGACGACCAGACCCTCCACGAAATGGCGCTGGT contains:
- a CDS encoding peptidylprolyl isomerase, with protein sequence MVKPVKIAFGCLCVLLAGCKEFPNPFAGDKVLARVGERTLLMGEVTSIFTPGLTPSDSVKLLESYVDMWVKKQLKVQEAERMLGGAQRDIDRMVEDYRNSLLSFKIDQYYVDRELDTLFTDGDIRQYYDLHRSDFVLDRPIVRGVIVRIPATYRQQAKLKELMRSAKETDRQDFLDICQKNDFELKEFPAWTEWAEFVSPLPVRRSGGAVEPKRGEIAEYADDGFRYLVLVTDYLGVGQANPVERVREVIRRVLFNQRKSEIIRRYEDSIYRAAVEDDRIVINTGK
- a CDS encoding CPBP family intramembrane glutamic endopeptidase; this encodes MTSAGSEGPRREAFPTWRDVLAMLGMLVLGTLAGGVVAGLLLHTGSASQGLAMFVGYVVQFSSAILFSLWLKVVRGGGRPLLRFSLRGGSPVIVLWGVILTFAASVVIEPLLELFPEEQFAPLQQLVGMGGWMMLTSVVVAPVMEEIFFRGIVQESVAGRHGPVAGILTASVIFAAAHYTVPPQALNAFCVALVLGCVYARTRSLVPVILIHAVNNAIAWFTMVLEDGRIETTRAMIGDESVYRIVYAVAVAVLAAGCVQMFFSLRRRKRAGGASGDNKLNA
- a CDS encoding 2-phosphosulfolactate phosphatase; the protein is MSGKPTVDVAIAAGEVTPERVSQRSVAVIDVFRATSVIVEAIHNGAARVIPVVTVGDALAMRERFAGERVLLGGERNTVKIEGFDKDNSPLAYTRADVGGATIVFTTTNGTRAIYNSRGAHAIYVAAFINMSAVCAALAAAGRDVVLVCSGRDDRFTAEDGLCAGAMADVLAARYGYGTTDIAEVMQRMWLEGRDDVKRRLSTTYHYNDIVRRGYFADIDFCLQRDIYDTVPCYDAMGEIRKLNSDGTGNER
- the argF gene encoding ornithine carbamoyltransferase, which codes for MADLKGRSFLKLLDFSAEEITGLVALAARLKADKKAGRERRRLEGKNIVLLFEKDSTRTRCAFEVGAHDQGAQVTYLGPTGSQMGKKESIEDTARVLGRMYDGIEYRGYAQEVVETLARCSGVPVWNGLTTEFHPTQILADLLTMQEHCDKPFSGISFCFLGDACNNVANSLMVCAAKLGMDYRAVSPASCAPDAGLVATCRELAAESGGRITLTEDVAEGVKGCDFVYTDVWVSMGEPDAVWEERIRLLSPYQVNRAVMEATGNPQAKFLHCLPAFHDLKTKVGAEIGARFGLKEMEVTDEVFGSPASVVFDEAENRMHTIKAVMVATLAGEE
- a CDS encoding ParA family protein; the encoded protein is MGKIIALANQKGGVGKTTTAINLAASLAVLGKKVLLADADPQANATSGLGLDINGPSIYDCIVGESPVEEVIVKSPEVKRLDILPSNINLVGAETELPNLENGHFRMRRMLEPVREKYQYILIDCSPSLGFTTVNALVAADSVLIPVQCEYFALEGLGKLLNTIKMVKGQLNPALEIEGFVLTMYARTRLANQVAHEVREHFGHLAFETIVQRNIRLSEAPSYGKPALLYDAASTGSVNYLNLAKELIKRNKQNDYECQK